The following coding sequences lie in one Melospiza melodia melodia isolate bMelMel2 chromosome 10, bMelMel2.pri, whole genome shotgun sequence genomic window:
- the MON1A gene encoding vacuolar fusion protein MON1 homolog A, with translation MAADVHKKKSWEVPNGSLAPGDGQHTERSESPTPGLAQGTEPGAGQEGAMFVHTRSYEDLTSPEDGVAAARSPEERRGEPAEPSSMEQISKDFSELSTQLTGMALDLDEEMRAGKEGKLEPSPQTARRDSVLSGKEEEDVTMDAWRSHRKHVFVLSEAGKPVYSRYGSEEALSSTMGVMMALVSFLEAEKNAIRSIHADGYKVVFVRRSPLVLVAVARTRQSEQEIAHELLYIYYQILSLLTWTQLNHIFQQKQNYDLRRLLAGSERITDNLLDLMAHDPSFLMGAVRCLPLAASVRDAVSSSLQQAKAKSLVFSILLSGNQLVSLVRKKDQFLHPIDLHLLFNLISSSSSFREGEAWTPICLPKFNSSGFFHAHISYLEQEMDLCLLLVSTDREDFFTVSDCKRRFQERLRRRGVQHALHEALRTPFYSVAQVGIPDLRHFIYKSKSSGLFTSPEIEAPYVQEEEKERLLGLYQYLHSRAHNSSRPLKNIYFTGPRENLLAWVTNAFELYVCYSPLGTKAGAINAVNKLMKWIRKEEDRLFILTPQTY, from the exons ATGGCTGCAGATGTCCATAAGAAGAAAAGCTGGGAAGTGCCCAATGGGTCCCTGGCGCCAGGAGATGGGCAGCACACAGAGAGGTCCGAGAGCCCCACgccggggctggcacagggcacagagccAG GGGCGGGCCAGGAGGGAGCCATGTTCGTGCACACCCGCTCCTACGAGGACCTGACCAGTCCCGAGGACGGGGTGGCCGCGGCGCGGAGCCCGGAGGAGAGGCGGGGGGAGCCGGCCGAGCCGAGCAGCATGGAGCAGATCAGCAAGGACTTCAGCGAGCTGAGCACGCAGCTCACGGGCATGGCCCTCGACCTGGACGAGGAGATGAGGGCGGGCAAGGAGGGGAAGCTGGAGCCATCCCCGCAGACCGCCCGGCGCGACTCGGTGCTGtcggggaaggaggaggaggacgtgaCCATGGACGCCTGGCGCTCGCACCGGAAGCACGTCTTCGTGCTGAGCGAGGCGGGCAAGCCCGTGTACTCCCGCTATGGCTCTGAGGAGGCCCTGTCCAGCACCATGGGCGTCATGATGGCCCTGGTGTCCTTCCTGGAGGCCGAGAAAAACGCCATCCGGTCCATCCACGCAG ATGGCTACAAGGTGGTCTTCGTGCGGAGGAGCCcgctggtgctggtggcagtggcacGCACCCGGCAGTCGGAGCAGGAGATTGCCCACGAGCTGCTCTACATCTACTACCAGATTCTGAGCCTGCTCACCTGGACCCAGCTCAACCACATCTTCCAGCAGAAGCAGAACTATGACCTGCGCCGGCTCCTGGCTGGCTCCGAGCGCATCACCGACAACCTGCTGGACCTCATGGCCCACGACCCCAGCTTCCTGATGGGCGCCGTGCGCTGCCTGCCCCTGGCCGCCAGCGTCCGCGACGCCGTcagcagcagcctgcagcagGCCAAGGCCAAGAGCCTGGTGTTTTCCATTCTGCTGTCTGGGAACCAGCTGGTGTCTCTCGTGAGGAAGAAGGATCAGTTCCTTCACCCCATTGACCTCCATTTGCTCTTTAACCTCATCAGCTCTTCTTCCTCTTTCCGGGAGGGCGAAGCCTGGACTCCCATTTGCCTCCCTAAGTTCAACTCCAGCGGTTTCTTCCACGCCCACATCTCCTACCTGGAGCAGGAGATGgacctgtgcctgctgctggtcTCCACTGACCGTGAGGACTTCTTCACCGTGTCCGACTGCAAGCGGCGCTTCCAGGAGCGGCTGCGGCGGCGGGGGGTGCAGCACGCTCTGCACGAGGCCCTGCGCACCCCCTTCTACAGCGTCGCCCAGGTGGGCATCCCCGACCTCCGGCACTTCATCTACAAGTCCAAGAGCTCCGGGCTCTTCACCAG ccccGAGATTGAGGCTCCCTAcgtgcaggaggaggagaaggagaggctcTTGGGGCTTTACCAGTACCTGCACAGTCGGGCCCACAACTCTTCACGGCCCCTGAAGAACATCTATTTCACAGGCCCCCGCGAGAACCTCCTGGCATGG